A single region of the Lotus japonicus ecotype B-129 chromosome 4, LjGifu_v1.2 genome encodes:
- the LOC130714001 gene encoding serine/arginine-rich splicing factor RSZ21, with protein MSRVYVGNLDPRVSERDLEDEFRLYGVLRSVWVARRPPGYAFLEFDDKRDALDAIHALDGKNGWRVELSHNSKGGGGGRGGGRGRGGEDLKCYECGEPGHFARECRSRGGSRGLGSGRRRSPSPYRRRRSPSYGYGRRSYSPRGRRSPRPRSITPPLRGRSNSRSPPYRHARRVSPYANGD; from the exons ATGTCTCGGGTTTATGTTGGGAATTTGGACCCTCGTGTCTCTGAGAGGGATCTCGAAGACGAATTTCGCTTGTATGGTGTTCTGCGAAG TGTCTGGGTTGCACGTAGACCACCAGGATATGCATTTCTCGAGTTTGATGATAAGAGGGATGCACTGGATGCAATCCATGCTTTGGATG GAAAAAATGGCTGGCGTGTAGAGCTTTCTCATAATTCtaagggtggtggaggaggccGTGGTGGTGGGCGTGGGCGTGGAGGTGAGGACCTGAAATGCTATGAATGTGGTGAACCTGGACACTTTGCTCGTGAGTGTCGCTCCCGCGGTGGTTCAAGAGGCCTGGGAAGTGGAAGGAGACGAAGTCCTAGTCCTTACCGGCGTCGTAGAAGTCCAAGTTATGGTTATGGCCGTAG GAGTTATAGTCCTCGTGGGAGGAGATCTCCAAGACCTCGTAGCATAACACCTCCTCTTCGTGGTCGCAGCAACAGCAGGTCCCCTCCATACCGTCATGCTCGTCGTGTTTCACCTTATGCTAATGG aGATTAA
- the LOC130715813 gene encoding uncharacterized protein LOC130715813 produces the protein MVISAVARDTIVRSGAVAEGLVRRTPSPNLKIHRPRSDLGFTVGGACRGNGRYLPQPPPLGLTINSLPSSNPSSKQDLKNRRRLQDRELGEEEKIHTELNDKKE, from the exons ATGGTTATTTCCGCGGTGGCACGTGACACAATAGTGAGGAGCGGCGCGGTGGCTGAGGGTCTGGTGCGAAGAACCCCCTCCCCCAATTTGAAGATCCACCGTCCCCGTTCAGATCTAGGTTTCACAGTCGGTGGGGCGTGTAGAGGCAATGGTCGCTATCTCCCACAGCCACCGCCGCTGGGTCTCACTATTAATTCCCTCCCATCTTCAAATCCTTCGTCCAAGCAAG ATCTGAAAAATAGAAGAAGGTTGCAAGATAGAGAGCTTGGGGAAGAAGAGAAGATACACACAGAGTTAAATGATAAGAAAGaatag
- the LOC130712140 gene encoding benzaldehyde dehydrogenase, mitochondrial-like, producing MASALKISRLLSRSSFSSISRGGNGYLGATLSKYSTASAVEEPIKPGVEVEHTQLLIDGNFVDAASGKTFPTLDPRTGEVIAHVAEGNSEDVNRAVAAARKAFDEGPWPKMTAYERQRIMLRAADLIEKHNDDIAALETWDNGKTYEQSAQIEIPMLVRLFRYYAGWADKIHGLTIPADGPHHVQTLHEPIGVAGQIIPWNFPLLMFAWKVGPALACGNTIVLKTAEQTPLSALYVAKLLHEAGLPSGVLNVVSGFGPTAGAALASHMDVDKLAFTGSTDTGKAVLELAARSNLKPVTLELGGKSPFIVCEDADIDQAVELAHFALFFNQGQCCCAGSRTFVHERIYDEFVHKAKARAAKRAVGDPFKGGIEQGPQIDSDQFEKILKYIRSGVQNGATLETGGDRLGDKGFYIQPTVFSNVQDDMVIAKEEIFGPVQTILKFKDLREVIQRANNTRYGLAAGIFTKDIDTANTLTRALKVGTVWVNCFDTFDAAIPFGGYKMSGQGREKGEYSLKNYLQVKAVVTPLKNPAWL from the exons ATGGCTTCTGCACTGAAGATCTCAAGGCTCCTCTCTCgatcatcattttcttcaatttctcGAG GTGGGAATGGTTACCTGGGTGCAACACTCTCTAAGTACAGTACTGCGTCTGCCGTTGAAGAACCCATTAAACCAGGAGTGGAAGTAGAACACACCCAGCTCTTAATTGATGGGAATTTCGTTGATGCTGCTTCTG GTAAAACTTTTCCAACGTTGGATCCCAGGACAGGGGAGGTGATTGCTCATGTTGCTGAGGGTAACTCTGAAGATGTTAATCGAGCAGTTGCAGCTGCGCGCAAAGCATTTGATGAAGGGCCGTGGCCTAAAATGACAGCCTAT GAAAGGCAAAGGATAATGTTGCGTGCTGCTGATCTGATTGAAAAGCATAATGATGACATTGCAGCACTTGAGACTTGGGATAATGGGAAGACATATGAACAATCTGCTCAGATTGAAATTCCGATGCTGGTTCGCCTATTTCGTTATTATGCTG GTTGGGCAGATAAGATTCATGGTCTCACAATCCCAGCTGATGGGCCTCATCATGTGCAAACATTGCACGAACCCATTGGTGTTGCCGGTCAGATCATTCCTTGGAACTTCCCTCTTCTCATGTTTGCTTGGAAGGTGGGACCAGCATTGGCCTGTGGCAACACTATTGTTCTGAAAACAGCTGAGCAGACACCATTATCTGCTTTGTATGTAGCAAAACTACTTCATGAG GCTGGACTTCCTTCTGGTGTTTTGAATGTAGTATCTGGCTTTGGTCCTACTGCCGGTGCTGCTCTTGCTAGTCACATGGATGTGGATAAG CTCGCTTTTACTGGTTCAACTGACACTGGAAAAGCCGTCCTTGAATTGGCAGCAAGAAGCAATCTTAAACCTGTAACCTTGGAGCTTGGTGGGAAATCCCCCTTTATTGTATGTGAAGATGCTGATATAGATCAGGCTGTTGAGCTAGCACACTTTGCCTTATTCTTTAATCAG GGACAATGTTGCTGTGCCGGGTCTCGAACATTTGTTCATGAGCGCATATATGATGAGTTCGTACATAAAGCAAAGGCTCGTGCAGCGAAACGTGCTGTTGGCGATCCATTCAAGGGGGGAATAGAGCAAGGTCCTCAG ATTGATTCAGACCAATTTGAGAAAATACTGAAGTATATTAGATCCGGTGTTCAAAATGGGGCTACCCTTGAAACTGGGGGAGATAGACTTGGTGACAAAGGCTTCTATATTCAGCCTACTGTCTTCTCAAATGTCCAG GATGACATGGTGATTGCAAAGGAAGAGATCTTTGGTCCAGTGCAAACCATATTAAAGTTCAA GGACCTTCGTGAGGTAATTCAAAGAGCAAATAACACACGTTATGGCCTTGCAGCTGGGATCTTCACAAAAGACATAGACACTGCAAATACATTGACTCGAGCATTGAAGGTTGGAACAGTGTGGGTAAATTGCTTTGATACATTTGATGCTGCAATTCCCTTTGGTGGATACAAGATGAGTGGACAGGGTAGAGAAAAAGGAGAGTACAGTCTTAAGAACTACTTGCAAGTGAAGGCTGTTGTTACGCCCTTGAAGAACCCAGCATGGCTTTGA